In Candidatus Aminicenantes bacterium, a single genomic region encodes these proteins:
- a CDS encoding RNA polymerase sigma factor, whose amino-acid sequence MSVQRATRMNPSERNKPQPGSQPNDPSSRPNYDHNTEEVAGLVYLAKAGNHQAMRQLYSIHRPMVQALIWRFTGGGAESEDLIQEAFLRAFRNIASFRAERASFRTWLYRIVSNACLDSMRRRKTRRIHMEEFYLLDSEQVSDRFDSPESLAETEQRRKLLRAALTRLPAKQRMALVLKHFNGLPIREIAVIMKCTEGTVKRHLYRAVRRLRREITSPGDTDEV is encoded by the coding sequence ATGTCCGTTCAAAGAGCAACGCGCATGAATCCATCCGAGCGAAACAAGCCGCAGCCGGGAAGTCAACCCAACGACCCTTCATCGCGTCCAAACTATGATCACAATACAGAGGAGGTCGCCGGATTGGTTTATCTAGCCAAAGCCGGAAATCACCAGGCTATGAGACAATTGTACAGCATTCATCGCCCGATGGTCCAGGCGTTGATCTGGCGTTTCACCGGTGGCGGTGCGGAAAGTGAAGACTTAATCCAGGAAGCGTTTTTAAGGGCTTTCCGCAATATAGCCTCTTTCCGGGCGGAACGGGCCTCATTCCGCACCTGGTTGTATCGCATCGTATCCAATGCCTGCCTGGATTCCATGCGCCGCCGCAAAACCCGTCGCATCCATATGGAAGAGTTCTATCTGCTTGATTCCGAACAGGTATCTGATCGCTTCGATTCCCCGGAATCCCTGGCCGAAACAGAGCAGAGACGAAAGCTTTTGCGTGCCGCTTTGACCCGCCTGCCGGCCAAGCAACGCATGGCCCTGGTCCTCAAACACTTCAACGGCCTGCCCATCCGCGAAATCGCCGTTATCATGAAATGCACGGAAGGAACGGTTAAACGCCACCTTTACCGCGCTGTCCGGCGGCTGCGCCGGGAGATCACAAGCCCTGGAGATACCGATGAAGTGTAA
- a CDS encoding tetratricopeptide repeat protein: MPEVKPMNRYPLLRTKFFLRRDVWFRRKPSLRIIAALLFLSGLAAAAPIVFTPLSCRRFVLQFFLAAACWLFAIVVDTDSPLIHHSRFLCDRPLKLWTKVHALILIFALLVPAGFQFYHALHQRSTNAFRIVVTGFTGPSPELYPVSAVLMDHIRRETIDQPNIRLIHLDKPIAENLDGDSASTLLRRHRADMVIWGWYGATADAVVVVMHVRLAENTIRTAATKQRLHKQLRPATCPLPGRFTLQSDWKQHCRDLALFTSGICHFLQHRPRRAVPAWSTALRHSPPSRNGMITLFRGNALLSLARARQAGTDTMDAVSRAPQLAETWNQQGVIAALQKDHGTALQCLDRAKEIDPAWPEPLVNRGIVLAVKGKIDAAGQSFAAALERDPHHVDSLFNQGVIVMFQEKWRTAIRFFTRAIDNETDAGDAWYFRGVCHFHINNPISAQRDLTRAVRLKPTWSSALHDLGVVYARQGNLFMAIRSFHRALARHPRRSDSRRQLAAAFYLNRDFARAAQEYSRILKVDPGDSSALSDRGRARFHMGNLPSAKSDFSLLIKRLPLNPEPLIMRGKVSLETNDPEVAEADFTRALALDPGKVQAWAGRAMARAMQQRLPEAVSDLKHALAREPDNPHYWMVSGLIHRWMHQYEAAVIHIRKAVERSPGLPEPLFQLGLTHFLAGENQSALMQFNRVLQIRPDHHEAGHFRGIVLLVSGHTAAAKRDFLHAVNLVPEEAAYHLSLANAHLIAGETEAAVRAYLAGGKLVPYDPIPFLFAAQALENAGKPHAALEVYNQILNEAESDAPPLFPALKRRITELQRELRRLHAEKPVDQGDGAP; the protein is encoded by the coding sequence ATGCCAGAGGTCAAACCGATGAACAGGTATCCATTGCTGCGCACGAAATTCTTTCTGCGCAGAGATGTGTGGTTTCGCCGCAAGCCATCTCTGCGGATCATCGCCGCACTGTTGTTTCTATCCGGATTGGCGGCGGCCGCTCCCATTGTGTTTACCCCACTCAGTTGCAGACGTTTTGTTCTGCAGTTTTTTCTCGCCGCTGCCTGCTGGCTGTTTGCCATTGTGGTAGATACCGACTCTCCCCTCATCCACCATTCCCGTTTTCTCTGCGACCGGCCTTTGAAACTCTGGACGAAAGTTCACGCCCTGATCCTGATCTTTGCCCTGCTGGTGCCGGCAGGTTTCCAGTTTTACCACGCATTGCACCAAAGGAGCACCAATGCGTTTCGTATTGTGGTGACGGGGTTTACAGGACCCAGCCCGGAACTCTACCCGGTATCCGCCGTTCTGATGGATCACATCAGGCGCGAAACCATTGACCAGCCGAATATCCGCCTCATCCACCTCGACAAACCGATCGCCGAGAACCTGGACGGCGATTCAGCCAGCACCCTGTTGAGGCGGCATCGAGCCGACATGGTTATCTGGGGCTGGTACGGGGCAACAGCAGACGCGGTCGTCGTGGTCATGCACGTACGCCTTGCCGAAAACACCATCCGCACTGCCGCAACAAAGCAACGTCTCCACAAACAGTTGCGGCCGGCTACATGCCCTCTTCCGGGACGTTTCACCCTGCAATCCGACTGGAAACAACATTGCCGTGACCTGGCGCTTTTCACAAGCGGGATCTGCCATTTTCTGCAGCATCGCCCACGCCGGGCCGTCCCGGCATGGAGTACGGCACTGAGGCATTCACCGCCTTCACGCAATGGAATGATCACCCTGTTCCGCGGCAATGCCCTGTTGTCACTGGCGCGGGCTCGTCAAGCGGGAACAGACACCATGGACGCGGTTTCCAGAGCCCCGCAACTTGCGGAAACCTGGAATCAACAGGGTGTTATTGCCGCCCTGCAAAAGGATCACGGGACGGCGCTGCAATGTTTGGATCGGGCAAAAGAAATCGATCCCGCCTGGCCGGAGCCGCTTGTTAACCGAGGCATCGTTCTGGCCGTCAAAGGAAAAATCGATGCCGCCGGCCAATCCTTTGCGGCCGCACTAGAGCGAGATCCGCATCATGTTGATTCGCTGTTTAATCAAGGCGTCATCGTCATGTTCCAGGAAAAATGGCGCACGGCGATACGCTTTTTCACCCGCGCGATTGACAACGAAACAGATGCCGGCGACGCCTGGTATTTCAGGGGTGTCTGCCATTTTCACATCAACAATCCGATCTCGGCGCAAAGGGACCTGACACGCGCCGTACGGCTGAAACCCACCTGGTCCAGCGCATTGCACGATCTCGGAGTGGTGTATGCCCGACAGGGCAACCTTTTCATGGCCATCCGCTCTTTCCACCGCGCGCTGGCCCGACACCCGCGAAGAAGTGATTCACGCCGTCAACTGGCGGCGGCCTTCTACCTGAACCGTGATTTTGCCCGGGCCGCGCAAGAGTACAGCCGAATTCTCAAAGTCGACCCGGGTGATTCAAGCGCCTTGTCCGACCGCGGACGGGCCCGATTCCACATGGGGAACCTGCCGTCCGCGAAGAGTGACTTTTCCCTCCTGATCAAACGCCTTCCCCTCAACCCCGAGCCCCTTATCATGCGCGGCAAAGTCTCTTTGGAAACCAATGATCCCGAAGTCGCGGAAGCGGATTTTACCCGCGCACTGGCATTGGACCCGGGAAAAGTACAGGCCTGGGCTGGACGAGCCATGGCCCGTGCAATGCAGCAGCGTCTTCCGGAAGCTGTTTCCGACCTGAAACACGCCCTGGCACGCGAGCCAGACAATCCCCATTACTGGATGGTCAGTGGTTTGATTCACCGCTGGATGCATCAATACGAGGCGGCGGTCATTCACATCCGCAAAGCGGTTGAACGATCACCCGGTCTACCCGAACCGCTTTTTCAACTGGGATTGACCCATTTCCTGGCCGGGGAAAATCAATCGGCCCTAATGCAATTCAACCGGGTGCTGCAGATCCGACCGGACCATCATGAGGCCGGCCATTTCCGCGGCATCGTACTCCTGGTGTCCGGTCACACCGCGGCCGCAAAAAGGGATTTCCTGCATGCCGTGAACCTGGTTCCGGAAGAGGCGGCCTATCATCTCTCCCTGGCCAACGCCCACCTTATCGCCGGCGAAACGGAAGCAGCCGTAAGGGCGTACCTGGCCGGAGGAAAATTGGTTCCGTATGATCCGATCCCTTTCCTTTTCGCCGCCCAGGCTTTGGAAAATGCGGGAAAACCCCACGCTGCCCTTGAAGTCTACAACCAAATCCTGAATGAGGCGGAGTCTGATGCCCCGCCCCTGTTCCCGGCTTTAAAAAGGCGCATCACGGAACTCCAACGTGAACTGCGGCGCTTGCATGCCGAAAAGCCGGTGGATCAAGGAGATGGCGCACCATGA
- a CDS encoding D-glycero-beta-D-manno-heptose 1-phosphate adenylyltransferase, which produces MKILKSRDELARRIEKNAGARVVFTNGVFDLLHGGHIELLWFARRQGDILVVGVNDDESVRRLKGPSRPVFPLEERMEILAALKPVSWVVHFAEDTPRDLIRSMPRLDVLVKGGDYPAREVSEYREVEARGGRLLLFPIRTRNSTSNILSKLGRA; this is translated from the coding sequence ATGAAGATCCTGAAAAGCCGTGATGAACTCGCGCGCCGAATAGAGAAGAACGCCGGGGCGCGGGTGGTTTTTACCAACGGAGTTTTTGACCTGTTGCACGGCGGCCACATCGAATTGCTCTGGTTTGCCCGCCGCCAGGGAGACATCCTGGTGGTGGGGGTCAATGACGATGAGTCGGTGCGCCGGCTGAAAGGGCCTTCCCGTCCGGTTTTTCCCCTTGAAGAACGCATGGAGATCCTGGCGGCGCTGAAGCCGGTTTCTTGGGTAGTCCATTTTGCAGAGGATACTCCCCGGGATTTGATCCGATCCATGCCCCGGCTGGATGTCCTGGTCAAGGGCGGAGATTATCCGGCCCGGGAAGTATCGGAATACCGGGAAGTCGAAGCGCGGGGAGGGCGGCTGTTGCTCTTTCCCATCCGCACCCGGAACTCCACCTCGAATATCCTCTCCAAACTGGGCCGCGCATAG
- a CDS encoding ABC transporter ATP-binding protein, with the protein MNAIEARNIHKFYRRYANRHKFLTLKSALVNRTLLQELRSQDHFEALRGVDFEVSSGHTLSIIGENGSGKSTLLKILSGISKPSMGEMITRGRISALIELGAGFHPEISGRENIFINGIILGLTKRKIQEKFDEIVAFAELEDFIDSPVKTYSSGMYMRLGFSIATHVDPDILLIDEVLAVGDASFVPKCLDKINEFRRKNKTIVFVSHDLDTVERISDEVIWLKDGRISMRGYPKRVVDAYLQYIGKKDEKKAEERHQAETEAAEEPTAGIEKRWGSGEVEISNVRMLDAKGCEKYIYEAGEGCEVVFEVTSPEAQTDFAFGIGIFDAGGTCCYGTNTVIERFVSKSFRGRGKVRVSIPRIDLVNGTYFLDVAVHKRDGYPFDYHHFQYTFRVTSTHRDVGVVRIPHQWSFSDNILLKTGNSTPRMENEDPEKP; encoded by the coding sequence ATGAACGCCATCGAGGCCCGCAACATTCACAAGTTCTACCGCCGCTATGCCAACCGCCACAAGTTCCTGACCCTCAAGAGCGCCCTGGTCAACCGTACATTGCTGCAGGAATTGCGCAGCCAGGACCATTTTGAAGCCCTGCGCGGGGTCGATTTCGAAGTCTCGTCCGGCCATACCCTCAGCATTATCGGCGAAAACGGCTCCGGCAAAAGCACCTTGCTGAAAATCCTGTCCGGGATCAGCAAACCCTCGATGGGGGAGATGATCACCCGCGGACGTATTTCCGCCCTGATTGAACTGGGGGCGGGATTCCACCCCGAGATTTCCGGGCGGGAAAACATCTTTATAAACGGCATCATCCTGGGCCTGACCAAGCGCAAAATCCAGGAGAAGTTCGACGAAATCGTGGCGTTCGCGGAGCTGGAGGATTTTATCGACAGCCCGGTAAAAACCTACTCTTCCGGCATGTACATGAGGCTTGGCTTTTCCATCGCCACCCACGTGGATCCGGATATTCTCCTGATCGATGAAGTCCTGGCCGTGGGCGATGCCTCATTCGTACCCAAGTGCCTGGACAAGATCAACGAATTCCGTCGCAAAAACAAGACCATCGTGTTTGTTTCCCACGACCTGGATACGGTGGAGCGGATCAGCGATGAAGTGATCTGGTTGAAGGACGGCCGCATCAGCATGCGCGGTTACCCCAAGCGGGTGGTGGACGCCTACTTGCAATATATCGGTAAAAAGGATGAAAAAAAGGCGGAAGAACGGCACCAGGCGGAGACGGAAGCCGCAGAAGAGCCGACTGCCGGAATCGAAAAGCGCTGGGGATCGGGAGAGGTTGAAATCTCGAATGTGCGCATGCTGGACGCGAAAGGATGTGAAAAATACATCTACGAGGCCGGAGAAGGGTGCGAAGTGGTGTTCGAGGTGACGTCTCCCGAAGCCCAGACCGATTTTGCATTCGGTATCGGCATTTTTGATGCCGGAGGCACCTGCTGTTACGGAACCAATACCGTGATCGAGCGGTTCGTATCCAAGTCATTTCGTGGGCGGGGAAAGGTCCGGGTGAGTATTCCCCGCATCGATCTCGTGAACGGCACCTATTTCCTGGATGTGGCGGTGCACAAGCGTGACGGATATCCGTTTGACTATCACCATTTCCAGTACACCTTCCGCGTGACATCGACCCACCGCGACGTAGGCGTGGTGCGTATTCCCCACCAGTGGAGTTTCAGCGACAACATTCTGCTGAAAACCGGGAATTCTACTCCCCGGATGGAAAATGAAGATCCTGAAAAGCCGTGA
- a CDS encoding ABC transporter permease, giving the protein MINKIRELAKYRQLIVTLVSRELKARYRGTVFGFFWSFLNPLLLLAVYSIVFGVILPTSSGRVENTMITGMNYSIFLFTGLLPWIWFNSSVLESANVLFINSNLIKKIKFPLEVLPITTVLTNLIHFLLGLPILVLFILFFGKDMPLTWWVLFLPVAVLVQLVFTLGMSFLVAALTVHFRDLKDILSNLLTLWFFATPIIYPFMIPAIQQHKPLVMVLSLNPMTHIIEAYHYTFVFGSLPHWKKLPVTLLVGLILLWVGYTVFDKLRDTFVEEV; this is encoded by the coding sequence ATGATAAACAAGATTCGGGAACTGGCTAAATATCGCCAGTTGATCGTCACCCTGGTCAGCCGCGAGTTGAAAGCGCGCTACCGGGGCACGGTGTTCGGTTTTTTCTGGAGTTTTCTCAACCCGCTATTGCTGCTGGCGGTGTATTCGATTGTGTTCGGGGTGATTCTGCCCACCAGCAGCGGCCGGGTGGAAAACACCATGATTACGGGGATGAACTACTCGATTTTCCTTTTTACCGGCCTGCTGCCCTGGATCTGGTTCAACTCCTCGGTGCTGGAATCGGCCAACGTGTTGTTTATCAACAGCAACCTGATCAAGAAAATCAAGTTCCCCCTGGAAGTATTGCCCATTACCACGGTGCTTACCAACCTGATCCACTTTCTCTTGGGCCTGCCCATCCTGGTGCTGTTCATCCTGTTTTTCGGCAAAGACATGCCCCTGACCTGGTGGGTGTTGTTTCTGCCCGTGGCCGTGCTGGTCCAACTGGTCTTTACGCTGGGCATGAGCTTCCTGGTGGCGGCCCTGACGGTGCATTTCCGCGACCTCAAGGACATTCTTTCCAACCTCTTGACTTTATGGTTTTTTGCCACCCCCATTATCTATCCCTTCATGATCCCGGCCATCCAGCAACACAAACCCCTGGTGATGGTGCTCTCGCTCAATCCCATGACCCACATCATCGAGGCCTATCACTATACCTTTGTGTTTGGTTCGCTGCCCCATTGGAAGAAATTGCCGGTAACACTGCTGGTCGGATTGATACTGCTCTGGGTCGGTTACACCGTGTTCGACAAGTTGCGGGACACATTCGTGGAAGAGGTCTGA